The Opitutaceae bacterium genome has a window encoding:
- a CDS encoding ATP-binding protein, whose translation MDQPINILIVDDEPKNLVVLETVLNDARYRLVRAESAEEALLALVAEEFALLILDIRMPGMTGIELARLVKERKKTARIPIIFLTAYYSEDQQVLEGYDSGAVDYLHKPVNAAILRSKVAVFAELHLKTREIEQVNQALRSEVVERRSAEEQLKKVVEELEVFSYSLAHDLRAPLRSLRGFSNILIEEHSGKLDDTGRGYLRRISAASERMDQLVRDILIYSKVARDELALQSVDVRNLIHDITATYPALHAANAEITVCKRIPPVLANEAALTQIVSNLLGNAVKFVAPGSKARVHVRSEEKEDFVRLWFEDNGIGIPKHAHDRLFTLFMRVHRPQDYEGTGIGLAIVRKAAVRMGGNVGVESEEGRGSRFWVELKRASL comes from the coding sequence ATGGATCAACCCATCAATATTCTCATCGTAGACGACGAGCCGAAGAACCTCGTCGTCCTCGAAACCGTGCTCAACGACGCGCGCTACCGCCTGGTGCGAGCGGAATCAGCGGAGGAGGCGCTCCTCGCCCTTGTGGCAGAGGAGTTCGCGTTGCTCATCCTCGATATTCGCATGCCCGGCATGACGGGCATCGAATTGGCCAGGCTCGTGAAGGAGAGAAAGAAGACCGCGCGAATTCCCATCATCTTCCTCACCGCCTACTACAGCGAGGACCAACAAGTGCTGGAAGGCTACGACAGTGGTGCGGTCGACTACCTTCACAAGCCGGTGAACGCAGCGATCCTGAGATCGAAGGTTGCAGTTTTCGCCGAACTGCACCTCAAGACGCGCGAGATCGAGCAGGTGAACCAGGCGTTGCGCTCCGAGGTGGTCGAACGTCGTTCCGCGGAGGAGCAATTGAAAAAGGTGGTCGAGGAGTTGGAGGTCTTCTCCTACAGCCTCGCGCATGACCTCAGGGCGCCGCTCCGCTCGCTGCGCGGATTTTCCAACATTCTCATCGAGGAGCATTCGGGCAAACTGGACGACACGGGCCGCGGGTACCTCCGGCGCATCTCCGCCGCTTCCGAGCGCATGGATCAATTGGTGCGGGATATTCTCATCTACTCCAAAGTCGCGCGCGATGAGCTTGCGCTGCAATCGGTGGACGTGAGGAACCTCATTCACGACATCACCGCGACCTACCCCGCGCTTCATGCCGCCAACGCCGAGATCACGGTCTGCAAGCGGATCCCACCTGTGCTGGCGAACGAAGCCGCACTCACTCAGATTGTGTCAAATCTGCTCGGGAATGCCGTGAAGTTTGTTGCTCCCGGTTCCAAGGCAAGGGTGCACGTGAGAAGCGAAGAGAAGGAGGATTTCGTGCGCCTCTGGTTTGAGGACAACGGGATTGGCATCCCCAAGCATGCACACGACCGGCTCTTCACGCTTTTCATGCGGGTGCACCGTCCCCAGGACTACGAAGGCACCGGCATAGGACTTGCGATTGTTCGCAAGGCAGCGGTGCGGATGGGTGGGAATGTGGGGGTGGAGTCGGAGGAGGGACGCGGAAGCCGTTTCTGGGTGGAGTTGAAGCGAGCCAGTCTCTGA
- a CDS encoding HAMP domain-containing protein: protein MPTDELPSPKTSSNSRSKTQYPEQQGKKRAPAGRKPNKPASQHPTAGEEDTRLRQLLVAMVAFRDGDFSVRLPADWSGIEGRIAEAFNQTVALEQGVANEVTRLSVTVGKEGRLKQRMSLPGATGLWAARVDSLNELLDDLVRPTTEVARTIGAVAKGDLGQSMELEVDGRELKGEFLRSANLVNTMIQQLSVFTSEVTRVAREVGTEGKLGGQAQVKGVSGVWKELTESVNQMAGNLTAQVRNIADVTIAVANGDLSKKITVDVRGEILQLKEAINKMVDQLRSFASEVTRVAREVGTDGRLGGQAVVPGVAGTWKDLTDSVNAMATNLTAQVRNIAQVTTAVARGDLSRKITVDVKGEILELKETINTMVDQLNGFSSEVTRVAREVGTEGKLGGQAQVPGVAGTWKDLTDNVNFMASNLTGQVRNIAEVTTAVAKGDLSRKITVDVKGEILELKNTINTMVDQLNGFASEVTRVAREVGTEGKLGGQAEVRGVAGTWKDLTDSVNAMATNLTAQVRNIADVTTAVANGDLSRKITVDVRGEILELKNTINTMVDQLNAFAGEVSRVAREVGTEGKLGGQAQVSGVAGTWKDLTDNVNSMASNLTGQVRNIADVATAVANGDLSRKITVDVKGEILELKNTINTMVDQLNAFAGEVSRVAREVGTEGKLGGQAQVSGVAGTWKDLTDNVNSMANNLTSQVRNIAEVTTAVAKGDLSRKITVDVKGEILELKNTINTMVDQLNAFAGEVSRVAREVGTEGKLGGQAQVSGVAGTWKDLTDNVNSMANNLTSQVRNIAEVTVAVATGDLSKKITVDVRGEILELKETINTMVDQLRSFAAEVSRVAREVGTDGKLGGQARVPGVAGTWKDLTDNVNSMASNLTGQVRNIADVATAIARGDLSKKITVDVRGEILQLKETINTMVEQLRSFASEVTRVAREVGTEGKLGGQANVPGVAGTWKDLTDTVNGLANNLTTQVRNIAEVTTAVARGDLNRKITVDVKGEILELKNTINTMVDQLNAFAGEVTRVAREVGTEGKLGGQAHVSGVAGTWKDLTDNVNFMASNLTEQVRGIVKVVTAVANGNLTQRLTVQAKGEVAALADTINNMTDTLAIFADQVTNVAREVGVEGRLGGQANVPGAAGTWKDLTGNVNLLAANLTTQVRAIAEVATAVTKGDLTRSIQVETRGEVAELKENLNTMISNLRETTESNREQDWLKTNLAKFTGMLQGQRELNAVGKMLLSELAPLVKANQGTIYHLTGDRDDAKLRLLSSYAHASGKLGESITLGEGLVGQCAVEKKPMVLEDVPPDFITISSSLGDARRISIVVLPVLFEGGTKAVIELASLEKFSAVNLTFLDMLTQSIGVVFNTIEATMRTEGLLMQSQQLTAELQSRQKELQQTNEQLGSKAKLLAEQNAEVERKNAEVEQARHALEEKAAELALTSKYKSEFLANMSHELRTPLNSILILSQQLAENAVGNLTPKQIEFSRNINSSGSDLLHLINDILDLSKIESGTVSVEVEEISFSGLRDNIDRNFRHVAEAKNLPFNVEFSGALPPTIESDPKRLQQILKNLLSNAVKFTAHGHVEVRVELAPRGWSPDHPILSKAQQVVAFSVEDTGIGIPADKQRLIFEAFQQADAGTSRKYGGTGLGLAISRELAVLLGGEIKLVSVHGKGSTFTLFLPLHYYGAANAKPSASDSVSNSTRELRVLPVARDEHVEDDRAGIENGDPVFLIIEDDPHYARILLGLARDKGFKGIVALKGAIGLSLARQYRPVAISLDIFLPDMLGWTVLNQLKLDPTTRHIPVQIVTLDEERQHGLAHGAFAYVLKAPTTEGLETAIDRIKDFTTPRTKRLLVVEDNLIEQQSIIALLGHDDIELVTASTGAEALTAMLDRPFDCVVLDLRLPDMSGFEMLERIHAEPALSQVPVVVFTGKDLSPEEQARLKKMAKSIVLKDVRSPERLLDETALFLHRVVTDLPEEKQRILDRLHSSKEILRGRKVLVVDDDARNIFALTSLLENHDVEVISATNGRSAVNLVKSTNDLSLVLMDIMMPEMDGYETIREIRQVPEFRSLPILALTAKAMKGDREKCLDAGASDYISKPVNTDQLLSLLRVWLYR, encoded by the coding sequence ATGCCGACCGACGAACTCCCCTCTCCAAAAACCTCGAGCAACAGCCGTAGCAAAACACAGTACCCCGAGCAGCAAGGCAAGAAGCGGGCGCCCGCAGGTCGCAAACCCAACAAACCAGCCAGTCAGCACCCGACAGCAGGTGAAGAAGACACCCGTCTTCGCCAGTTGCTCGTGGCCATGGTTGCCTTTCGAGATGGCGATTTCTCGGTTCGACTCCCTGCAGACTGGTCCGGGATCGAGGGCCGAATCGCCGAAGCATTCAACCAGACTGTGGCACTTGAACAGGGAGTCGCCAACGAAGTGACCCGGTTGAGCGTCACCGTTGGCAAGGAAGGCCGCCTCAAACAACGCATGTCGCTGCCCGGTGCCACCGGCCTGTGGGCGGCTCGAGTCGATTCCCTCAATGAGCTGCTGGACGACCTGGTCCGCCCCACAACCGAGGTGGCACGCACCATCGGAGCGGTTGCGAAGGGCGATTTGGGACAATCCATGGAACTTGAGGTGGATGGACGCGAGCTAAAGGGCGAATTCCTCCGCTCCGCGAATCTGGTCAACACCATGATCCAACAGTTGTCGGTGTTCACCTCGGAAGTGACGCGCGTCGCCCGCGAAGTCGGCACCGAAGGCAAGCTCGGCGGCCAGGCACAGGTGAAAGGCGTCTCAGGGGTCTGGAAGGAACTGACTGAATCCGTGAACCAGATGGCCGGCAACCTCACGGCACAGGTGCGCAACATCGCCGACGTGACCATCGCGGTCGCAAACGGCGACTTGTCGAAGAAGATCACTGTCGACGTGCGCGGTGAGATCCTGCAGCTCAAGGAGGCCATCAACAAGATGGTCGACCAACTGCGCTCCTTCGCTTCCGAAGTCACACGCGTGGCCCGAGAAGTCGGCACCGACGGACGCCTCGGCGGCCAGGCTGTCGTGCCTGGAGTCGCAGGTACCTGGAAGGACCTGACAGACTCGGTGAACGCCATGGCCACCAACCTCACCGCGCAGGTGCGCAACATCGCGCAAGTGACGACGGCCGTCGCCCGCGGCGACTTGTCGCGCAAGATCACAGTCGATGTGAAGGGCGAGATCCTCGAGCTCAAGGAGACGATCAACACCATGGTCGACCAGCTCAACGGCTTCTCGTCCGAAGTAACACGCGTCGCGCGCGAAGTCGGCACTGAAGGCAAGCTCGGCGGCCAGGCGCAGGTGCCCGGCGTGGCTGGCACCTGGAAGGATCTCACGGACAACGTGAACTTCATGGCGTCCAACCTCACCGGCCAGGTCCGCAACATCGCGGAGGTGACCACGGCGGTGGCGAAGGGCGACTTGTCTCGCAAGATCACGGTAGATGTGAAGGGCGAGATCCTTGAACTCAAAAACACCATCAACACGATGGTCGACCAGCTCAACGGTTTCGCCTCGGAGGTGACGCGCGTCGCCCGTGAGGTTGGCACCGAAGGCAAGCTCGGCGGCCAGGCGGAGGTGCGCGGCGTGGCAGGCACCTGGAAGGACCTCACCGACTCCGTGAACGCCATGGCCACCAACCTCACGGCGCAGGTCCGCAACATCGCCGACGTAACAACCGCCGTCGCCAACGGCGACCTGTCTCGCAAGATCACCGTCGACGTCCGAGGCGAGATTCTCGAACTTAAAAACACCATCAACACGATGGTCGACCAACTCAACGCCTTCGCCGGTGAGGTCAGCCGCGTGGCCCGTGAGGTCGGCACCGAGGGTAAGCTCGGCGGCCAGGCACAGGTGTCCGGTGTGGCCGGTACCTGGAAGGACCTGACCGACAACGTCAACTCCATGGCCTCGAACCTCACGGGTCAGGTGCGCAACATTGCCGACGTGGCCACTGCCGTCGCAAACGGCGACCTGTCCCGCAAGATTACGGTCGACGTGAAGGGCGAGATCCTCGAGCTGAAGAACACCATCAACACGATGGTCGACCAGCTCAACGCCTTCGCTGGCGAAGTGAGTCGCGTCGCCCGCGAGGTCGGCACCGAGGGCAAACTCGGCGGCCAGGCACAGGTGTCAGGCGTGGCCGGCACCTGGAAGGACTTGACCGACAACGTCAATTCCATGGCCAACAACCTCACCAGCCAAGTGCGAAACATCGCCGAGGTGACCACCGCCGTGGCCAAGGGGGACCTGTCACGCAAGATCACCGTCGACGTGAAGGGCGAAATCCTCGAGCTCAAGAACACCATCAACACGATGGTCGACCAGCTCAACGCCTTCGCTGGCGAAGTGAGTCGCGTGGCCCGTGAAGTCGGCACCGAGGGCAAACTTGGCGGCCAGGCGCAGGTGTCAGGCGTGGCCGGCACCTGGAAGGACTTGACCGACAACGTCAATTCCATGGCCAACAACCTCACCAGCCAGGTGCGAAACATCGCCGAGGTGACCGTCGCCGTGGCGACAGGCGACTTGTCCAAAAAGATTACGGTCGACGTCCGCGGGGAGATCCTGGAACTCAAGGAAACCATCAATACGATGGTCGACCAGCTCCGTTCCTTCGCGGCCGAGGTGAGTCGTGTGGCACGCGAGGTCGGGACCGACGGAAAGCTCGGCGGACAAGCCCGGGTGCCGGGCGTGGCCGGCACCTGGAAGGATCTCACCGACAACGTGAATTCGATGGCTTCGAATCTCACGGGACAGGTTCGCAACATCGCCGACGTCGCGACTGCAATTGCGCGCGGCGACCTGTCAAAGAAGATCACCGTCGACGTCCGCGGGGAGATCCTGCAGCTCAAGGAAACCATCAACACGATGGTTGAACAGCTTCGCTCCTTCGCCTCGGAAGTGACGCGAGTGGCCCGCGAGGTGGGAACGGAGGGCAAGCTCGGCGGCCAGGCGAACGTCCCCGGTGTCGCAGGCACCTGGAAGGACCTCACCGACACGGTCAATGGCCTCGCCAACAACCTCACGACTCAGGTGCGCAACATCGCGGAGGTGACGACAGCCGTGGCTCGCGGCGACCTGAATCGAAAAATCACCGTGGACGTGAAGGGCGAAATTCTCGAGCTCAAGAACACCATCAACACGATGGTCGACCAGCTCAACGCGTTCGCCGGCGAAGTGACGCGCGTCGCGCGTGAAGTCGGCACGGAGGGTAAGCTCGGCGGTCAGGCGCACGTGTCAGGCGTGGCGGGCACCTGGAAGGATCTCACCGACAATGTGAACTTCATGGCGTCAAACCTCACCGAGCAGGTGCGCGGCATCGTTAAGGTCGTGACCGCGGTCGCCAACGGCAACCTGACGCAGCGCCTCACCGTTCAGGCGAAGGGCGAGGTCGCGGCGCTTGCCGACACCATCAACAACATGACGGACACCCTCGCCATCTTCGCCGACCAGGTCACAAACGTTGCGCGCGAGGTCGGTGTCGAAGGTCGCCTCGGCGGGCAGGCCAACGTGCCAGGCGCCGCCGGCACTTGGAAGGACCTCACCGGAAACGTGAACCTGCTCGCAGCCAACCTCACCACGCAGGTGCGTGCGATCGCGGAAGTGGCCACGGCCGTGACGAAGGGCGACTTGACCCGCTCCATCCAGGTTGAAACGCGCGGTGAGGTCGCGGAGCTCAAGGAGAACCTCAACACGATGATCTCGAACCTGCGCGAGACCACGGAAAGCAATCGCGAGCAGGACTGGCTGAAGACCAATCTCGCGAAGTTCACCGGCATGCTTCAGGGTCAGCGCGAGCTGAATGCGGTCGGAAAGATGCTACTGAGCGAGCTTGCCCCACTGGTCAAAGCGAACCAGGGAACGATCTATCATCTCACGGGCGACCGCGACGACGCCAAGCTCCGGCTTCTCTCGAGCTATGCCCACGCGAGTGGAAAACTGGGCGAATCAATCACCCTGGGTGAAGGCCTGGTGGGTCAATGTGCAGTTGAAAAGAAACCGATGGTGCTCGAAGACGTGCCCCCGGATTTCATCACCATTTCCTCAAGTCTCGGGGACGCACGACGCATCAGCATTGTCGTGCTGCCCGTGCTCTTCGAAGGCGGCACCAAGGCTGTGATCGAACTGGCGTCGCTCGAGAAGTTCTCAGCGGTCAACCTTACGTTCCTCGACATGTTAACGCAAAGCATCGGCGTCGTGTTCAACACGATTGAGGCGACGATGCGCACCGAGGGCCTGCTCATGCAGTCCCAACAGCTCACCGCTGAACTTCAGTCGCGGCAAAAGGAACTGCAGCAGACGAACGAGCAGCTCGGTTCCAAAGCCAAACTCCTTGCCGAGCAGAACGCGGAGGTTGAGAGAAAGAACGCTGAGGTGGAACAGGCGCGTCACGCGCTCGAGGAGAAAGCGGCTGAACTCGCGCTCACCTCCAAGTACAAGTCGGAGTTCCTGGCGAACATGTCCCACGAACTTCGCACCCCGCTGAACTCCATCCTCATTCTCAGCCAGCAACTCGCGGAAAACGCGGTGGGCAATCTCACCCCGAAGCAGATCGAATTCTCCCGCAACATCAACTCATCGGGCTCCGACCTGCTCCACTTGATCAACGACATTCTCGACCTTTCGAAGATCGAGTCTGGCACGGTCTCAGTAGAAGTGGAGGAGATCTCGTTCTCCGGCCTGCGCGACAACATTGACCGCAACTTCCGCCATGTCGCCGAGGCAAAGAACCTTCCCTTCAATGTCGAGTTTTCAGGAGCGTTGCCACCCACCATTGAGAGCGATCCGAAACGCCTCCAACAGATCCTCAAAAACCTCCTCTCCAATGCCGTCAAGTTCACGGCGCATGGGCACGTCGAGGTCCGCGTTGAACTCGCCCCACGGGGATGGAGCCCCGATCACCCGATCCTCAGCAAGGCTCAGCAAGTGGTCGCCTTCTCCGTGGAAGACACGGGCATCGGCATTCCCGCCGACAAGCAGCGCCTCATCTTTGAGGCCTTCCAGCAAGCCGATGCCGGTACCTCGCGTAAATATGGCGGCACCGGCCTGGGACTCGCGATCAGCCGTGAACTTGCCGTCCTCCTCGGCGGCGAGATCAAGCTGGTAAGCGTGCATGGCAAGGGAAGTACGTTCACCCTCTTCCTCCCGCTCCACTACTATGGCGCGGCGAACGCCAAACCATCGGCGAGCGACTCCGTCTCGAACTCGACCCGCGAGTTGCGTGTTCTCCCGGTCGCGCGAGACGAACATGTGGAGGATGACCGCGCGGGAATCGAAAATGGGGATCCTGTCTTCCTCATCATCGAGGACGACCCGCACTACGCACGCATCCTTCTTGGACTCGCGCGTGACAAGGGCTTCAAGGGCATCGTTGCGTTGAAAGGCGCCATTGGACTCTCGCTCGCCCGCCAGTATCGCCCGGTGGCGATCTCGCTCGATATCTTTTTGCCCGACATGCTCGGGTGGACGGTGCTCAATCAGCTCAAGCTCGATCCAACGACGCGCCACATTCCTGTCCAGATCGTCACCTTGGATGAGGAACGCCAGCATGGCCTCGCTCACGGCGCTTTCGCATACGTGCTCAAGGCGCCCACGACCGAAGGCTTGGAAACTGCGATTGATCGTATCAAGGATTTCACCACACCGCGGACAAAGCGGCTGCTTGTCGTGGAGGACAACCTCATCGAGCAGCAGTCGATTATCGCGCTACTCGGTCATGACGATATCGAATTGGTGACAGCAAGTACGGGCGCAGAGGCATTGACCGCAATGCTCGATCGTCCTTTCGACTGTGTGGTACTCGATCTCAGGCTTCCAGACATGAGCGGCTTCGAGATGCTTGAGCGGATCCATGCGGAACCTGCGCTTTCCCAGGTGCCGGTTGTGGTTTTCACCGGCAAGGACCTGAGCCCGGAGGAGCAGGCAAGACTGAAGAAGATGGCGAAGAGCATCGTCCTCAAAGATGTGCGCTCCCCGGAGCGCCTGCTGGATGAGACGGCTCTTTTCCTCCACCGCGTCGTCACGGACCTGCCCGAGGAGAAGCAGAGGATCCTCGACCGGCTCCATAGTTCGAAGGAAATCCTGCGGGGACGGAAGGTGCTGGTCGTCGACGATGATGCGCGCAACATCTTCGCCCTTACCTCCCTGCTCGAGAACCACGACGTGGAGGTGATCAGCGCCACAAATGGTCGAAGCGCGGTGAATTTGGTGAAGAGCACGAACGACCTCAGCCTCGTGCTCATGGACATCATGATGCCGGAAATGGACGGCTACGAGACCATCCGTGAGATACGCCAGGTGCCGGAGTTCAGGTCCCTGCCCATCCTCGCCCTCACCGCGAAAGCGATGAAAGGCGACCGTGAGAAATGCCTGGATGCCGGCGCGAGCGATTACATCTCGAAGCCGGTGAACACCGACCAGTTGCTGTCCCTGCTGCGCGTCTGGCTGTACCGCTGA
- a CDS encoding flagellin, translating into MSVVINTNYSATVASNNLAASNSNLQKSLNRLSSGSKIVSPADDAGGLAVSMKLAAAAKRSGAAATNIGNSISYLQTQDGVLKVTGKVLERMSELATLYSDPTKNTSDKSNYDSEFTALAAQLTALTNETFNGVSLFGTSSLSVPVTEDGSTTTSVTINARALSSSTSGVGVLTALTTLNTANILTSISTAIQNVATFRAQNGAEQSRLEFASELLTTNKANLEAATSRIVDVDVAKESTQLARWNTLVQAGTAMLSQANQSAQGVLRLLQ; encoded by the coding sequence ATGTCAGTCGTAATTAACACGAACTATTCGGCCACGGTTGCGTCCAACAACCTTGCGGCCTCGAACTCGAACCTGCAGAAGAGCCTCAATCGGCTTTCAAGTGGTTCGAAGATTGTCTCTCCGGCCGATGATGCCGGTGGTCTTGCGGTGTCGATGAAATTGGCGGCGGCGGCAAAGCGCTCCGGCGCGGCTGCGACCAACATCGGCAATTCGATCTCGTACCTGCAGACGCAGGATGGCGTGCTCAAGGTGACCGGCAAGGTCCTGGAGCGCATGAGCGAACTCGCGACGCTGTACTCCGATCCGACCAAGAACACGTCGGACAAGTCGAACTACGACTCGGAATTCACGGCACTGGCCGCTCAGCTCACCGCCCTCACGAACGAGACCTTCAACGGCGTAAGCCTGTTTGGTACGTCCTCCCTCTCCGTCCCGGTGACGGAAGATGGCAGCACCACCACCTCGGTCACCATCAACGCCCGTGCCCTCTCGAGTTCCACCTCGGGTGTCGGTGTGCTTACGGCGCTGACGACCCTGAACACGGCCAACATTCTCACTTCAATCAGTACCGCGATCCAGAACGTTGCGACTTTCCGCGCCCAGAACGGCGCCGAGCAGAGCCGCCTGGAATTCGCCAGCGAACTACTCACAACCAACAAGGCCAACCTCGAGGCCGCCACCAGCCGGATCGTCGATGTCGACGTCGCCAAGGAGTCCACCCAGCTCGCACGCTGGAACACCCTGGTCCAGGCCGGCACCGCGATGCTCTCACAGGCCAATCAGAGTGCACAGGGCGTGCTGCGACTGCTGCAGTAA
- a CDS encoding flagellin: protein MAVVINTNYAATIASNNLSASNNNLQKSLNRLSSGSKIVNPSDDAGGLAVSMKLSAAAKRQGAAEANIGNSVSLLQTQDGALKVAAKVLDRVSELKTMYADPTKNSTDLANYDSEFTALTAQLTAISSETFNGISLFGSSNLTVQTTEDGSTSTSVTLTGRQLSSSTSGVGAVTAGTTLANVTLASITSAIQNVATFRAQNGAEQSRLGFASELLTANKANLEAATSRIVDVDVAKESTQLARWSTLVQAGTAMLSQANGSAQTALRLLS from the coding sequence ATGGCAGTCGTAATTAACACCAACTACGCCGCGACCATCGCGTCGAACAACCTTAGCGCTTCGAACAACAACCTGCAGAAGAGCCTTAACCGGCTCTCGAGCGGTTCGAAGATCGTTAATCCGTCCGACGACGCTGGTGGTTTGGCCGTGTCGATGAAGTTGTCCGCCGCTGCAAAGCGCCAGGGCGCCGCTGAAGCCAACATTGGCAATTCAGTGTCGCTCCTGCAGACCCAGGATGGCGCCCTCAAGGTCGCCGCCAAGGTTCTGGATCGCGTGAGCGAGCTCAAGACGATGTACGCCGACCCGACAAAGAACAGCACCGATCTCGCCAACTATGATTCGGAATTCACTGCTCTTACGGCGCAGTTGACGGCCATCAGCAGCGAAACCTTCAACGGCATCAGCCTGTTTGGTTCCTCCAATCTCACCGTCCAGACGACGGAAGATGGAAGCACCAGCACGTCTGTTACCCTCACCGGTCGCCAGCTCTCGAGCTCGACCTCCGGCGTGGGCGCCGTCACCGCTGGCACGACCCTCGCAAACGTTACCCTGGCAAGTATCACTTCCGCCATCCAGAACGTTGCGACCTTCCGTGCGCAGAACGGTGCCGAGCAGAGCCGCCTTGGTTTCGCATCGGAACTCCTCACCGCCAACAAGGCGAACCTCGAAGCAGCCACAAGCCGCATCGTGGACGTCGACGTGGCGAAGGAATCCACTCAGCTCGCTCGCTGGAGCACGCTGGTTCAGGCCGGTACGGCCATGCTCTCGCAGGCCAACGGTTCGGCGCAGACCGCGCTGCGTTTGCTCTCCTAA
- a CDS encoding flagellin: MAVVINTNYSATVASNNLSASNTALQKSLNRLSSGSKIVSPADDAGGLAVSMKLSAAAKRQGAAEANIGNSISLLQTQDGALKVAAKVLDRISELKTMYADPTKNSSDLANYDSEFTALTAQLTAISSETFNGISLFGSSSLSVGTTEDGSTSSAVTLVGRQLSSSTSGVGAVTAGTTLANVTLASITGAIQNVATFRAQNGAEQSRLSFSSELLVTNKANLEAASSRIVDVDVARESTQLARWNTLVQAGTAMLSQANQSAQGALRLLS, from the coding sequence ATGGCTGTAGTGATCAACACCAACTACTCGGCGACGGTTGCTTCCAACAACCTGTCGGCTTCAAACACTGCGCTGCAAAAGAGCCTGAATCGACTCTCCAGCGGTTCAAAGATTGTCTCACCGGCTGACGACGCCGGTGGCCTGGCAGTCTCGATGAAGCTGTCTGCCGCCGCCAAGCGTCAAGGTGCCGCCGAGGCCAACATCGGAAACTCCATCTCGCTGCTGCAGACCCAGGATGGCGCCCTCAAGGTCGCCGCCAAGGTCCTCGATCGTATCAGCGAATTGAAGACGATGTATGCGGATCCGACGAAGAACTCATCCGACCTCGCGAACTACGACTCCGAGTTCACCGCTCTCACCGCCCAGCTCACGGCGATCTCGAGCGAAACCTTCAACGGCATCAGCCTCTTCGGCTCGAGCTCCCTCTCAGTGGGCACGACCGAGGATGGCAGCACGAGCTCCGCTGTCACGCTCGTCGGTCGCCAGCTCTCCAGCTCGACCTCCGGCGTCGGCGCGGTCACCGCGGGCACCACGCTCGCCAACGTGACGCTGGCAAGCATCACGGGAGCGATCCAGAACGTCGCGACCTTCCGCGCCCAGAACGGCGCCGAGCAGAGCCGCCTGTCCTTCTCGAGCGAGTTGCTCGTGACGAACAAGGCCAACCTCGAGGCTGCCTCAAGCCGGATCGTCGATGTCGACGTCGCTCGTGAATCCACCCAGCTCGCCCGCTGGAATACCCTGGTCCAGGCCGGTACAGCGATGCTGTCGCAGGCCAACCAGAGCGCCCAGGGCGCGCTGCGACTCCTGTCGTAA
- a CDS encoding flagellin: protein MSVVINTNFSATIASNNLSASNSSLQKSLNRLSSGSKIVTPADDAGGLAVSMKLSAAAKRQGAAEANIGNSISLLQTQDGALKVAAKVLDRISELKTMYADPTKNTSDLANYDSEFTALTAQLTAIASETFNGISLFGSSSLSVATTEDGGTSTAVTLAGRQLSSSTSGVGAVSAGTSLAAITLANITSAIQNVATFRAQNGAEQSRLSFSSELLVTNKANLEAATSRIVDVDVAKESTQLARWNTLVQAGTAMLSQANQSAQTALRLLQ from the coding sequence ATGTCAGTTGTCATTAACACTAACTTCTCGGCGACGATTGCCTCGAACAATCTGTCGGCCTCGAACTCCTCCCTCCAGAAGAGCCTGAATCGCCTCTCGAGCGGTTCAAAGATTGTGACACCGGCCGACGATGCCGGTGGTCTGGCGGTCTCCATGAAGTTGTCAGCCGCGGCGAAGCGCCAGGGCGCTGCCGAGGCGAACATCGGAAACTCCATCTCGCTCCTGCAAACGCAGGATGGCGCCCTCAAGGTGGCGGCCAAGGTCCTCGACCGTATCAGCGAGTTGAAGACGATGTATGCGGATCCGACGAAGAATACGTCCGACCTCGCCAACTACGATTCGGAATTCACCGCTCTCACTGCGCAGCTCACTGCGATTGCAAGCGAGACCTTCAACGGAATCAGCCTGTTCGGCTCCAGCTCACTGTCGGTTGCAACGACCGAAGACGGCGGAACCAGCACGGCAGTCACCCTCGCCGGTCGCCAGCTCTCCAGCTCGACCTCCGGCGTCGGCGCCGTCTCCGCCGGCACCTCGCTCGCCGCGATCACGCTGGCGAACATCACCTCCGCGATCCAGAACGTCGCGACCTTCCGCGCCCAGAACGGCGCCGAGCAGAGCCGACTGTCCTTCTCGAGCGAACTGCTCGTGACGAACAAGGCCAACCTCGAGGCCGCGACGAGCCGCATCGTGGACGTCGACGTGGCGAAGGAATCCACCCAGCTCGCTCGGTGGAACACCCTCGTCCAGGCTGGTACCGCAATGCTCTCGCAGGCGAATCAGAGCGCCCAGACGGCGCTGCGTCTCCTGCAGTAA